The genomic DNA CCGGGGGCCGGCGTCGCCGCCACGATCGCCAGGCCGGCGCGTCTGAGCGTCTCGAGCGCGTCCGGCCAGGCGCCGGCGGGCGCCCACGGCACCCGCAGCGTCGCGGCCATCGAGGTGCGAATGGCCTTCCTGTACAGCGGGTCCCCGCAGTCCGGGCCCAGGACGAGGCCCGCGGCGCCCAGGGCCGCCGCGTTCCTGAAGAGGCCGCCGATGTTGTCGGGATTGTTCACGCCCTCGGCCACGACCACGGCGGACGCGGTGGCGAGCGGCAGGCTGTCGAGGGCCGCGGCCGCCGGGCGCTCGGCCAGGGCGAGGCAGCCGCGATGGATGTTGAACCCGACCACCGCGTTCATGGCCTTCTGCGGTGTCACGTACACGGCCGTGTCCGGCGCGACCGCGTCCACGGTGCGGACCATCGCCCGCGCGGCCGCCTCGCTCAGGAGCAGCGAGTGCACGCGATGCCGTCGGTCGGCCACCAGCCGCTCCACCACGAGCCGGCCCTCGGCGACGAACCAGCCGCGGGCG from Vicinamibacterales bacterium includes the following:
- a CDS encoding RNA methyltransferase — translated: MAPPVIPAGLEDPRLDDYRHVGDPAWLLARGWFVAEGRLVVERLVADRRHRVHSLLLSEAAARAMVRTVDAVAPDTAVYVTPQKAMNAVVGFNIHRGCLALAERPAAAALDSLPLATASAVVVAEGVNNPDNIGGLFRNAAALGAAGLVLGPDCGDPLYRKAIRTSMAATLRVPWAPAGAWPDALETLRRAGLAIVAATPAPGTVSLYEADLPSRAAVLVGAEGPGLSEAALAKADLRVGIPMHAGMDSLNVATAAAVILAALAARRG